In Sphingomonas sp. PAMC26645, one DNA window encodes the following:
- the rimP gene encoding ribosome maturation protein RimP, whose protein sequence is MANIALLTDLIEPEATALGLSLVRVRMQGGKSDPTLQVMAERPDTRQLVIEDCAELSRRISDKFDALEAEGKDPVGEDAYRLEVSSPGIDRPLTRLQDFADWEGQEARIRLVEPFEDRKQISGNLMGVEGTKITVDVNKHKLMTIDFSQVADAKLVMTDRLIAATAPLSIEGADEVFYQDTPTDEPDAHEADTEEGQH, encoded by the coding sequence ATGGCGAATATCGCCCTGCTGACCGACCTGATCGAACCCGAGGCGACCGCGCTCGGCCTCAGCCTCGTGCGCGTGCGCATGCAGGGCGGCAAGTCCGATCCGACGTTGCAGGTGATGGCCGAGCGCCCCGACACCCGCCAGCTGGTGATCGAGGATTGCGCCGAGCTGTCGCGCCGCATCTCGGACAAGTTCGATGCGCTCGAAGCCGAGGGCAAGGACCCGGTCGGCGAGGACGCATATCGTCTCGAAGTGTCGAGCCCCGGTATCGATCGCCCGCTGACCCGGCTTCAGGACTTTGCCGACTGGGAAGGCCAGGAGGCGCGCATCCGCCTCGTCGAGCCGTTCGAGGACCGCAAGCAGATCTCGGGCAATCTGATGGGCGTCGAGGGGACGAAGATCACCGTCGACGTCAACAAGCACAAGCTCATGACGATCGACTTTTCGCAGGTCGCCGACGCCAAGCTCGTCATGACCGACCGACTCATCGCCGCGACCGCGCCGCTTTCGATCGAAGGCGCGGACGAGGTTTTCTATCAAGATACGCCCACCGATGAGCCCGATGCTCACGAGGCCGACACCGAAGAAG
- a CDS encoding PQQ-dependent sugar dehydrogenase: MIRKTLFATGLLTTTLLASTACSAQPAAADKPFKETVVADFDSPWAMTFLPDKRMLVTEKKGQMLLVSADGKSRQTVATLTVDSAGQGGLMDVVLAPDFATSNRVYFSYSTAGEGGKGVVLARGRLRPNGGGGERLGEIEVIFSARPFVEGNGHYSGRIAFSPDGKYLFFTNGERQKFTPAQDPKMTLGKVLRLTLDGKPAPGNPLVAKGFAPEIWSYGHRNLLGIAFDKQGNLWEQEMGPKGGDEVNLIKPGLNYGWPNASNGSNYDGTDIPDHKPGDGYEPPKVFWNPVISPGGLMIYSDSMFPQWKGDAFIGGLSSKSLVRVHLTGTNAAKGDQWDMGARIREVEQGPDGAIWVLEDGGDSQGRLIKLTAK; the protein is encoded by the coding sequence ATGATTCGCAAAACGCTGTTCGCCACTGGGTTGCTGACAACCACGCTGCTCGCCTCGACTGCCTGTTCCGCGCAACCGGCAGCGGCGGACAAGCCGTTCAAGGAGACGGTGGTCGCCGATTTCGATTCGCCCTGGGCGATGACGTTCCTGCCCGACAAGCGCATGCTCGTCACCGAGAAGAAGGGGCAGATGCTGCTGGTCTCCGCCGACGGCAAGTCGCGCCAGACGGTCGCGACGCTCACCGTCGATTCGGCAGGGCAGGGCGGGCTGATGGACGTCGTCCTCGCGCCCGACTTCGCGACCAGCAACCGCGTGTATTTCAGCTATTCGACCGCTGGCGAGGGCGGCAAGGGCGTCGTCTTGGCGCGTGGTCGCCTGCGTCCGAACGGTGGCGGTGGCGAGCGTCTCGGCGAGATCGAGGTGATCTTCAGCGCGCGGCCCTTCGTAGAGGGCAATGGCCATTACTCCGGCCGCATCGCCTTCTCGCCCGACGGCAAATATCTGTTCTTCACCAACGGCGAGCGCCAGAAGTTCACCCCCGCCCAAGACCCCAAGATGACGCTCGGCAAGGTGCTGCGCCTCACGCTCGACGGCAAGCCCGCCCCCGGCAACCCGCTAGTTGCGAAAGGTTTCGCACCCGAAATCTGGAGCTACGGCCACCGCAACCTGCTCGGCATCGCGTTCGACAAACAGGGCAATCTCTGGGAGCAGGAGATGGGTCCGAAGGGCGGCGACGAGGTCAATCTCATCAAGCCGGGCCTCAACTATGGCTGGCCCAACGCCTCGAACGGCAGCAACTACGACGGCACCGACATCCCCGATCACAAGCCCGGTGACGGTTACGAACCGCCCAAGGTATTCTGGAACCCGGTCATCTCCCCCGGCGGCCTGATGATCTATTCGGACAGCATGTTCCCGCAATGGAAGGGCGACGCGTTCATCGGCGGCCTGTCCTCGAAGTCCCTCGTCCGCGTGCACTTGACCGGCACGAACGCCGCCAAGGGCGACCAGTGGGACATGGGGGCAAGAATCCGCGAAGTCGAACAAGGCCCCGACGGCGCGATCTGGGTCCTCGAAGACGGCGGCGACTCACAAGGCCGCCTGATCAAACTGACCGCGAAGTAA
- a CDS encoding PaaI family thioesterase: MAGFDPQWFATRGFGGHGAALGMRYHAHGDDWAELALPYDERLIGDPASGVIASGPIITMMDMATSLAIWIKRKAFVPHATLDLRVDYLRPATPGKTVIGRGECYRITRSIAFVRGQAHDGDPGDPLAHVAGTFMVVGDVAGMGLNRRIEA; the protein is encoded by the coding sequence ATGGCTGGTTTTGATCCACAATGGTTTGCGACGCGCGGGTTCGGCGGGCACGGCGCCGCGCTGGGGATGCGCTATCACGCGCATGGCGACGACTGGGCGGAGCTTGCGCTGCCCTATGACGAGCGGCTGATCGGCGATCCCGCGAGCGGCGTGATCGCGTCGGGGCCGATCATCACGATGATGGACATGGCGACGAGTCTGGCGATCTGGATCAAGCGCAAGGCGTTCGTGCCGCACGCGACGCTCGACCTGCGAGTGGATTACCTGCGGCCGGCGACTCCGGGAAAGACGGTGATTGGGCGCGGGGAGTGCTACCGAATCACGCGGTCGATCGCGTTCGTGCGCGGGCAGGCGCATGACGGCGACCCGGGCGATCCGCTGGCGCATGTCGCGGGGACGTTCATGGTGGTGGGCGACGTCGCCGGCATGGGTCTCAACAGAAGGATCGAGGCGTGA
- a CDS encoding crotonase/enoyl-CoA hydratase family protein, producing the protein MNDRVTITVTDGIADVRLSRADKMNAIDPAMFEGIAAAIDQLKGMTDVRCVVLSGEGKAFCAGLDMASMANGGSGLALGDRTGEGANLVQQVAWGWRTLPMPVIAAVHGVAFGGGFQIMSGADIRIAHPQARFAIREAYWGLVPDMAGIALWRTLARDDVLRELTYTAREFDGAEALRHGFVTRLSEDPLGEAMMLAREIAARNPHAIRGSKALYNLAADADAAAVLHAETEEQLKVIRTPNQVEQVRANLEKRAAVFED; encoded by the coding sequence ATGAACGACCGGGTCACCATCACCGTCACGGACGGCATCGCCGACGTCCGTCTCTCGCGCGCCGACAAGATGAACGCGATCGACCCCGCAATGTTCGAGGGCATCGCCGCGGCAATCGACCAGCTCAAGGGAATGACGGACGTCCGCTGCGTTGTCCTTTCTGGCGAAGGCAAGGCGTTCTGCGCCGGTCTCGACATGGCCTCGATGGCGAACGGTGGTTCCGGGCTGGCGCTCGGCGACCGGACAGGGGAGGGCGCGAACCTCGTCCAGCAGGTTGCCTGGGGCTGGCGCACCTTGCCGATGCCGGTCATCGCCGCAGTCCACGGCGTCGCATTCGGCGGCGGCTTCCAGATCATGTCCGGCGCCGACATCCGCATCGCGCATCCGCAAGCCCGCTTCGCGATCCGCGAGGCGTATTGGGGCTTGGTCCCCGACATGGCCGGCATCGCGTTATGGCGCACGCTAGCCCGCGACGACGTGCTCCGCGAGCTCACCTACACCGCCCGCGAATTCGACGGCGCGGAGGCACTACGGCACGGCTTCGTTACGCGTCTATCCGAAGACCCGCTCGGCGAGGCGATGATGCTCGCCCGCGAGATCGCGGCGAGGAACCCCCACGCGATCCGCGGGTCGAAGGCGCTCTACAACCTCGCGGCGGATGCGGACGCGGCGGCAGTGCTTCATGCAGAAACCGAAGAGCAGCTCAAGGTCATCCGCACGCCCAACCAGGTCGAACAGGTACGGGCCAACCTGGAAAAGCGTGCGGCGGTGTTCGAGGACTGA
- a CDS encoding PaaI family thioesterase — translation MGLPPYAEILRVSVEAEDGAPPVLLMPFADDVLGRPGFLHGGAISGLLEMAAIAALQHALEAEGGGRIKPVNVTVDFMRGGRDKPTRAAGVVTRLGTRVANVEATAWQDERDKPIAAARMNYLIVRD, via the coding sequence ATCGGTTTGCCGCCCTATGCGGAGATCCTCCGCGTGTCGGTCGAGGCCGAGGACGGCGCGCCGCCGGTATTGCTGATGCCGTTTGCGGATGACGTGTTGGGGCGGCCGGGGTTCCTGCATGGCGGTGCGATCTCGGGGCTGCTGGAAATGGCGGCGATCGCGGCGTTGCAACATGCGCTGGAGGCTGAGGGTGGCGGGCGGATCAAGCCGGTGAACGTCACGGTCGATTTCATGCGGGGTGGTCGGGACAAGCCTACGCGGGCGGCGGGCGTTGTGACCCGGTTGGGCACGCGGGTGGCCAATGTCGAGGCGACCGCTTGGCAGGACGAGCGCGACAAGCCGATTGCGGCTGCGCGGATGAACTACCTGATCGTGCGCGACTAG